A genome region from Anopheles stephensi strain Indian chromosome 2, UCI_ANSTEP_V1.0, whole genome shotgun sequence includes the following:
- the LOC118505115 gene encoding PAX-interacting protein 1 isoform X3, with amino-acid sequence MNPESASFAVNLEGLQIKDDLFKSVKCFITGTLDPKINKLLEDGGVSLSKFMDFSTHVVCGENYDENDITEAGELYDIPSVTEAWVVASARLGRLASTKAYFPLKSGIFCGLRFTVTEVDLRDLRKLYAVLTFHGGTFSTRLDRTTTHLVCGSARGPAYTKALACGTGVQIVTPDWVGDCLKSSSLKPVAIYHPRLLREQVYFKQAAMGGAKATPEKQTLNNILGFDFEEGLAKTEVPTNGKKDDPKTRAPGADGSVKQASPATKQTASGTNMSHLQSTPPRFVRAQGQQQQQLQQQQLQQQSPRVRGPGPQSGNMQQQHQQQQQQQQQQQLQKVLQQQQQQQQQQQQLQQLQQQQQLQQQQQQLQQQQQQLQQQQMQQQQQQQQQQQVTMNTTNTNILQQSLQQPQQNLQTSQTMQQTNMNFQTTTTPGGTIIQQIIQTPIQNNSQQGQQQQSQVGKQNIQVLYKSGPTQQQQQQQQQQQQQQQLQQLQQTQMQQPQYSQATVTTTQTGPDGQQKQIVRQITINQTQLQPGQQQQLQQGQQTMQVSQSQPLQQQIIQVQRTGMNTPGPQQQQIQFQQNNLVATSSQSAGPGQMTMMASSGGQAASGQQGGQPKFIQQTIIHQPMGGNYQTVTKQVVLEQQPQDQHQGQPMQQQQQQQQQQQVQLQSMQQQPQQQQHQLQQMQQQQMKAGQPQVVQRIVQQQVFQGPPGAGQPSGQNIVIINQSTNQQQIISGAGMQQMNPQQRLQYMQQIQQQQQKQQQQIIVSSAGPMTSNPQQQQQMMQQRSIVTSQDGGNGGQTVMLQQRPQLQQHQQGAPMMQGQQSQQQQQPPPMQQQIIQTTSGGQPQTIVVQQQQQPQGAMVQQPQQQQLIINQQQIIQQTVVPNQLQQQQPQQQQIIQQTIGPNGTPQLVQQQPQQQQQQQLQTGGMQQPIMQQQILASNSGQQQQQQQPQPQQQMMVVGSAGDQQMLPAGLGGNDMMQQQQQPQTPTQPPGTPQPQWTPQSPLQQQQQQTPTGPSFQTQSPQAQMQQSPVQQQQQQQPGAAMIPAGATIVQQTIVQSPQGLAPGQQQFIRTTVRPQMQRQLIQLDPQAREELMKLDPAGQQEYISRLQAKHSLMQRQQAAFQGRPVHPGGHPGARQQIVIRSPMPPGLNQQQQVRWLHHQQQQQIQQQQQQQQLQNARQVVVRQPGAPGLSPITQQTVGPGGGPGIGASYPIDPNATPAQQQQQRLQQHRLLQMQLQREQVQKNQQQAAAAAAAQQAGSSPLQGQMMSPRTPGGFAPEVVVGADGNAMVVQQQTLVGPQAAAAAAAGPTQPAIASQTSIDAAGSLQAQQQMQNKTKTALANMLSSRLGNGGTAPAGGATPMVDGSGGQGGGTGGEPSAAGTLRLMTAQHNAALQQQTMGRSPQELLALQQQQQQQQQQQQQVQQQQVQQQHVQQQVHQQQVVRRTLGNITNSGMPVAGGPMVVGPAGGPVVVQTAGGGPAGIIPIPPGAGGGPGVMMQKGGPAQFSPGRPTALPRPQYYGHNPNLKLHPELFLLGCTFHIIEYDELHSAAEISEWKMIIKKHGGEIESYYGPKVTHVLCRTQRHGVVMQAIRDAKRCITSYWLNDIVLKRQLLPPWQALHLPTPAIFGNQKPATKHNMSITGFEGEERVRIKQMIEESGARMTPYFSKSNTVLICRQIENQKYKFAKEWNIPAVNTVWLSDILLGNLNAMQQCEAPKYQQFTLSCHFRVDYNLVMHLMTAWKSPINLTQESHERVKRTLSELPPPVTGTKKQRTLPPMESIPVEIVCQRQPAADAIPHVLFSQVDNSDGLTRAVTSTLGGKVTNSPTEATHLVMTRVARTVKLILALATARHLVSSKWVSDSAVAGQFLPLDSYRLDVAELNEQFKCDLHQVLEAPGRTKLFEGKVFFVTPQVKPACKDVRQMIELGGGVVEKNPRTIKRIREANAENPGSYVIVSCPEDRVIIQPFIQKTKNAVCQICTTEYVMQSIMQQRLCIEPHIIKWELGS; translated from the exons atgaatccCGAGTCGGCATCGTTCGCGGTAAATTTGGAGGGTCTCCAAATAAAGGATGATTTGTTCAAAAGTGTAAAGTGCTTCATCACGGGAACACTTGATCCGAAG ATAAACAAACTGCTTGAAGATGGCGGCGTGTCGCTGTCGAAGTTCATGGACTTCAGCACACATGTAGTGTGTGGAGAAAACTACGATGAAAATGATATAACGGAAGCCGGGGAGCTGTATGACATACCCTCGGTAACTGAGGCCTGGGTAGTGGCATCCGCGCGACTAGGCCGGCTGGCCTCGACGAAGGCATACTTTCCGCTAAAGTCGGGAATATTTTGTGGCCTTCGGTTTACCGTGACGGAGGTGGATTTACGCGATCTGCGTAAACTATACGCCGTGCTAACATTTCACGGAGGCACCTTCAGCACCCGACTGGATCGGACCACTACGCACCTTGTGTGTGGTAGTGCTCGTGGTCCGGCCTACACTAAAGCTCTTGCCTGCGGCACGGGTGTACAGATCGTGACGCCGGACTGGGTGGGAGATTGTTTAAAATCGAGCAGCCTAAAACCCGTGGCCATTTACCATCCGAGACTGCTGCGTGAGCAGGTGTACTTCAAGCAGGCTGCTATGGGTGGCGCAAAAGCGACGCCAGAAAAGCAAACGCTCAATAACATTCTAGGGTTTGACTTTGAGGAAGGACTTGCAAAGACGGAAGTTCCTacgaatgggaagaaagaTGACCCCAAAACACGTGCACCAGGCGCAGATGGCAGTGTCAAACAGGCTTCTCCCGCTACGAAACAGACGGCAAGTGGGACAAATATGAGCCATCTTCAATCGACACCGCCACGGTTCGTAAGGGCACAGggtcagcaacagcagcaactgcaacagcaacaactacAGCAACAATCGCCAAGGGTGAGGGGACCCGGACCACAAAGTGGGAAcatgcaacaacagcaccagcaacagcagcagcagcagcagcaacaacaactgcAGAAAgtattgcagcagcagcagcaacaacaacaacaacagcagcagctgcaacaactacaacagcaacaacaactgcaacagcagcaacaacaattacaacaacaacaacagcaattacagcaacaacaaatgcaacagcaacagcagcagcagcagcaacaacaggtTACAATGAATACGACTAATACTAATATTCTACAACAATCGCTACAACAACCGCAACAGAACCTCCAAACGTCTCAGACGATGCAGCAAACAAATATGAACTTCCAGACGACAACGACCCCGGGAGGAACGATAATTCAGCAAATAATACAAACTCCCATTCAGAACAATTCGCAACaaggccagcagcagcaatcgcaggtcggaaagcaaaacatacaAGTATTGTATAAGAGTGGGccaacccagcagcagcagcagcaacagcagcagcagcagcagcagcagcagctacaacaGCTACAGCAAACCCAAATGCAGCAACCACAATACAGTCAGGCCACAGTCACCACTACACAGACCGGTCCGGATGGTCAGCAGAAGCAGATCGTTCGACAAATAACGATCAATCAAACCCAACTACAGCccggtcagcagcagcagctgcagcagggACAGCAAACGATGCAGGTATCTCAGTCGCAACCGCTTCAGCAGCAAATAATACAAGTCCAGCGTACAGGAATGAATACGCCCggtccacagcagcagcaaatacAATTTCAGCAGAACAATCTAGTGGCTACCTCGTCTCAGTCTGCTGGACCAGGAcagatgacgatgatggcaAGTAGCGGTGGACAGGCAGCAAGCGGCCAGCAAGGTGGACAGCCGAAGTTTATCCAGCAAACCATCATTCATCAGCCAATGGGAGGGAACTATCAAACCGTGACCAAACAGGTGGTTTTGGAGCAACAACCGCAAGATCAGCATCAAGGCCAACctatgcagcagcaacagcagcagcagcaacagcagcaagttCAATTGCAGTCCATGCAGCAAcagccacagcaacagcagcatcaattGCAAcagatgcaacagcagcaaatgaaAGCGGGGCAGCCGCAGGTTGTCCAAAGAATTGTACAGCAGCAAGTCTTTCAAGGGCCGCCTGGAGCCGGCCAGCCCAGTGGGCAAAATATCGTTATCATAAATCAATCGACTAATCAGCAGCAAATCATATCCGGCGCTGGTATGCAGCAGATGAATCCTCAGCAACGTCTGCAGTACATGCAGCAgatacagcagcaacaacaaaagcagcaacagcagattATCGTTAGCAGTGCTGGTCCGATGACGTCTAaccctcagcagcagcaacagatgaTGCAGCAGCGAAGCATCGTCACGTCGCAGGATGGTGGAAACGGTGGCCAAACCGTGATGCTGCAACAGAGACCACAGttgcagcaacaccagcaaggTGCCCCCATGATGCAAGGGCAGCaatcgcaacagcagcagcagccgccgccaATGCAGCAGCAAATCATACAAACCACCTCCGGTGGACAGCCACAGACAATAGtcgttcagcagcagcagcagccacaagGTGCCATGGTacagcagccacagcagcaacagctcatTATAAATCAGCAGCAAATCATACAGCAGACGGTTGTGCCGaatcagctgcagcagcaacagccacagcaacagcaaatcaTACAGCAAACGATTGGGCCAAACGGTACGCCACAGTTGGTTCAGCaacagccgcagcagcagcagcagcagcagctgcaaacAGGAGGTATGCAGCAACCGATCATGCAGCAACAAATCCTAGCATCTAACAGtggccagcaacagcagcagcaacagccgcaGCCGCAACAGCAGATGATGGTTGTGGGAAGTGCGGGAGATCAGCAGATGCTTCCGGCCGGTTTGGGAGGGAACGACAtgatgcagcaacagcagcaaccgcaaacACCGACCCAACCACCAGGCACTCCCCAACCGCAGTGGACTCCGCAAAGCCCgttgcaacagcagcagcagcagacgccCACCGGCCCATCTTTCCAGACACAATCACCGCAAGCACAAATGCAACAATCGCCggtccaacagcagcaacaacagcaaccaggAGCGGCAATGATTCCCGCCGGTGCAACAATCGTGCAGCAGACGATAGTGCAGTCGCCCCAAGGATTAGCACCCGGTCAGCAACAGTTCATACGCACCACCGTTCGTCCGCAAATGCAACGGCAGCTTATCCAGCTGGATCCCCAGGCAAGGGAAGAGCTGATGAAACTGGATCCCGCCGGGCAGCAGGAGTACATAAGCCGTCTGCAAGCGAAGCACAGTTTGATGCAGCGTCAGCAGGCTGCATTTCAGGGCCGGCCGGTACATCCGGGTGGCCATCCGGGTGCACGGCAGCAGATCGTCATCCGCAGCCCAATGCCACCCGGGTtgaaccagcagcaacaagtgCGTTGGTTgcatcatcaacagcagcagcaaattcagcaacagcagcagcagcagcagcttcaaaaCGCTCGCCAAGTTGTGGTGCGCCAACCTGGTGCACCGGGGCTGAGCCCGATCACGCAGCAAACCGTTGGTCCCGGCGGGGGGCCGGGCATTGGAGCGTCCTATCCAATCGATCCGAATGCGACACCcgcccagcaacagcagcaacggctGCAGCAGCACCGTCTGCTCCAGATGCAGCTGCAGCGGGAACAGGTTCAGAAAAATCAGCAACAGGCAGCAGCTGCCGCTGCAGCACAGCAAGCTGGCTCTTCACCGCTGCAGGGCCAGATGATGTCACCACGCACGCCGGGCGGATTCGCACCGGAGGTGGTGGTTGGGGCGGATGGAAATGCGATGGTGGTGCAACAGCAGACCCTCGTTGGAccgcaagcagcagcagcagcagcagccgggcCGACACAGCCGGCGATCGCTTCGCAAACATCAATCGATGCTGCGGGATCGCTGCAGGCCCAGCAGCAGATGCAAAACAAGACGAAAACTGCGCTTGCCAACATGTTGTCCAGCAGGTTGGGCAATGGAGGAACGGCACCGGCCGGTGGTGCTACCCCGATGGTCGATGGTAGTGGTGGGCAGGGCGGAGGAACGGGTGGAGAGCCTTCCGCTGCCGGTACGTTACGGTTGATGACGGCGCAGCACAATGCCGCTCTacagcagcagacgatggGACGCTCTCCACAGGAGTTGTTggcactgcagcagcagcagcagcaacaacagcaacagcaacag CAGGTCCAACAGCAACAAGTCCAGCAACAGCACGTTCAGCAACAggttcatcagcagcaggtCGTGCGTCGCACGCTCGGTAACATTACCAACAGCGGGATGCCGGTTGCTGGTGGTCCCATGGTGGTGGGCCCGGCCGGTGGCCCTGTCGTCGTGCAGACGGCGGGCGGTGGCCCCGCCGGCATCATCCCGATACCGCCCGGCGCCGGCGGTGGTCCGGGCGTGATGATGCAGAAAGGTGGCCCAGCCCAGTTCAGCCCAGGACGGCCCACTGCCCTTCCACGCCCACAGTACTACGGCCACAATCCCAATCTCAAGCTGCATCCGGAACTGTTCCTGCTCGGGTGCACCTTCCACATCATCGAGTACGACGAGCTGCACAGCGCGGCCGAGATCAGCGAGTGGAAGATGATCATCAAGAAGCACGGTGGCGAGATCGAGTCGTACTACGGACCGAAGGTGACGCACGTGCTGTGCCGCACGCAGCGCCACGGCGTAGTTATGCAGGCCATACGCGATGCGAAACGCTGCATCACCTCGTACTGGTTGAATGACATCGTGCTGAAGCGACAGTTGCTGCCACCGTGGCAGGCACTGCATCTGCCCACGCCGGCCATCTTCGGCAACCAGAAGCCGGCCACCAAGCACAACATGTCCATCACCGGGTTcgagggcgaggagcgggtGCGCATCAAGCAGATGATCGAAGAGTCCGGGGCGCGCATGACGCCGTACTTCTCCAAATCGAACACGGTGCTGATCTGCAGGCAGATCGAGAATCAAAAGTACAAGTTCGCCAAAGAGTGGAACATACCGGCGGTGAACACGGTGTGGCTGAGCGACATACTGCTGGGGAATCTGAACGCGATGCAGCAGTGCGAGGCGCCCAAGTACCAACAGTTTACGCTCAGCTGCCATTTTCGCGTCGACTACAACCTGGTGATGCATCTGATGA CTGCGTGGAAATCGCCGATCAATCTAACGCAGGAATCGCACGAACGTGTGAAACGAACGCTAAGCGAGCTGCCACCGCCCGTTACCGGCACGAAGAAACAGCGCACGCTGCCACCGATGGAGTCCATTCCCGTGGAGATCGTTTGCCAGCGACAGCCAGCAGCCGATGCCATACCGCACGTGCTGTTTTCGCAGGTCGACAACAGCGACGGTCTAACGCGCGCCGTAAC CAGCACACTTGGTGGAAAGGTGACCAACAGCCCGACGGAAGCAACCCATCTGGTGATGACACGGGTCGCCCGCACAGTGAAACTGATTCTAGCCCTAGCGACGGCGCGTCATCTGGTCAGCAGCAAATGGGTATCGGACAGTGCAGTCGCTGGCCAATTTCTGCCCCTCGACAGCTATCGCCTGGATGTGGCCGAACTGAACGAGCAGTTCAAGTGTGATCTGCATCAGGTGCTGGAAGCGCCCGGCCGTACCAAGCTGTTCGAGGGCAAAGTGTTCTTCGTGACGCCGCAGGTAAAACCGGCCTGCAAGGACGTGCGCCAGATGATCGAGCTGGGTGGCGGTGTGGTGGAAAAGAACCCGCGCACGATCAAACGGATACGGGAGGCGAACGCGGAAAATCCGGGCAGCTATGTGATAGTGAGCTGCCCCGAGGATCGCGTCATTATTCAACCATTCATCCAGAAGACCAAAAACGCGGTGTGTCAAATTTGCACCACCGAGTACGTGATGCAATCGATCATGCAGCAACGATTGTGTATAGAACCGCACATTATTAAGTGGGAACTTGGCTCGTAG